GGCTTACCGTTGATTCATGAATAGCAAGCTCCGAGGCAACTTCCTTTAATGTAAGCGGTTTAAGCGAAGGGGTTATTTTTGTAAAATAGCTTTTTTGATGGGCAATAATTGCTGTCCCCACACGTTTTAATGTTGTTTCCCGTTGCTCCATTCCTTGTTTAAGCCAATTGTATTCTTTGGCCTTTTCGTTCAAAAAATGATGGACATCTTTTTCCTGAGTGGAGTGTAGGTTTTGATAATACTCTTGTTGAAAACGAATTTGCGGCAAAAACTGTGTAGCAATCGATACTTGCAATTCCGTGTTGTTTTGATAAAGGATTAAGTCAGGAACAATGTATTGTATCCGTTCCGTTTCAAAATCGGCCCCGGGCTTTGGAACCAAGGTTTGGATAAAATCGGATACCGCCTGAATTTTTTGCAGATCAATATGTAATTGAACAGCAATTCTCTTCCATTTTTTAGCAGCAAAATCCTGGAAATGGTCATTTATGATTTTATAAGCAAATGCTGGAATATTTGTTTTTCTTTTCATTTGTAGTAAAATACATTCCTTAGCGTCACGTGCCCCTATTCCTGCAGGTTCCATACTTTGCAAGATTTCAAGACAATAAAAGACCTTTTCTTCGCTCGTAAGAAGAGCCATTCCGGCAGTTTTTAGGTCAACCGTAAGATAACCAGACGAGTCTAAGCTTTCGATCAAATAAAGGACAATCATTTTTTCAGATGGTGGAAGCGTCATTAAAGTTAGTTGTTCTTTCAATTGATCAGCAAGTGTTGCTTGAGTATCTGCTACTTGGTCAAGAAAGTTGTTTTCAGTGTTAGAATAATTATTTCTTTTTACATAAGAAAAATCTGTTGCTACATCAGAACCAGGAATTACCTCAATTAGTGGGTTCTCAAGTGCCTTATCCTCTAAAAACGCTACCAGCTCGACTGTTGTATATTGGAGCATCGCAATAGATTGTGATAATTGTTGCGTCATCACAAGTTTCATTGATTGCTGTTGCTTTTGTTTCTGGATAAAATTAGTTTCTAATTTCATAGGTAAAAGCCTCCAAATATTGCTTCCTTCATTATAACATGAGATGTGCTGTTTTAAAGAGTAATTTTTAATTCCTATAAAACGCTTCATTTTTTAGTATATTTTATCGTATGAAACCAAATAAGAGAACCGAACTCCAGACTTTTTAGCCATCTGTGTTCGCTTCTCTTATTTGGTTTTGTTGTATGGATATTTGAAGTTTAGCAGCTTCCTCCTGCTGAACAAATTCCCATTGTTCCACACGCAAAGTTGCCTATATTCTTAGGTAGCCTAGTATGTTCCATGCTTTTTTGATATTTAGATGGCCAGTTTTCTTGTCAATGAAAAAAATTGTAATAAATGAACATTTTTATTAATTTTTATAAGAAAATTTCTATAAACCTCCACATATTTTTAAGCTATATTAGAATATAATGAAAATGTAATACAAAAATAGATAGCGGTAGGAGGGATATTTATGTTAAGCACACTACATAAAATCATAAATTGGATCATTTCGCTTTTTATCATTCCGCCATTCATTTAGAGATAAACTTATAACTCTGGCCATAAAATTCGCCATTCAAACTTGAATGGCGAATTTTACTATTTATAACCATCTTTTCTACTGTAAATCAGTCTCCTTTCTAAAAAATGCACTCGGCAAATCGCTAGCCTAATAAACTTTTATACTAACTAAGCCAAATAAAACGCTTTCCTACATTCATTGCATCGATTCCTCAATTTATACAGATATAGCTTCTTAGCATTAATAATCAAGAGAAGATATTAAGTAAAAAACCCGATTTTATAGGAAAAAGACTATAAATCGTCACACGGTTTCAACCCGAATTATAGTATAATGAAATAGAAATATGAATATGATCAGAATGGGAGGGATACTTGTGAGCGAAAAAGAAATCAATCAAATTTATTTTGGTAAAAAAAGCTGGTTTGAAAGATTATTAGCATTTTTTGGACTTGCTCCTCTTAAATAATTTTTCATTCCAAAAATGAAAAACAAACAGTTTAAACTCGTACTTATAAGATCCATTCTCCATAAGGAAGAATGGATCTATTTAATTTACAACCGCTACTTTTTTATTCACTCACAATGGTATTCGCTTTTGCATTTGTTGGATTGTTTAATGCATAAACAAATTGCTTGATAAAATCCTCCAGTTTAATTTTACCAAATGAAGGGTTCTTTGCTTTTAAATCAGCATATGCTTTTTCTGGTTGGCGTTCATACTCATTCATTTGTAGAAAATGCTCTATTACTTTTTCAGGTATACCTCTTGAAGAGAGTGAATGTTTAAACTGCTCATCACTAATT
This DNA window, taken from Listeria sp. PSOL-1, encodes the following:
- the rpoN gene encoding RNA polymerase factor sigma-54, producing the protein MKLETNFIQKQKQQQSMKLVMTQQLSQSIAMLQYTTVELVAFLEDKALENPLIEVIPGSDVATDFSYVKRNNYSNTENNFLDQVADTQATLADQLKEQLTLMTLPPSEKMIVLYLIESLDSSGYLTVDLKTAGMALLTSEEKVFYCLEILQSMEPAGIGARDAKECILLQMKRKTNIPAFAYKIINDHFQDFAAKKWKRIAVQLHIDLQKIQAVSDFIQTLVPKPGADFETERIQYIVPDLILYQNNTELQVSIATQFLPQIRFQQEYYQNLHSTQEKDVHHFLNEKAKEYNWLKQGMEQRETTLKRVGTAIIAHQKSYFTKITPSLKPLTLKEVASELAIHESTVSRAVNGKYIETSQGIFELKAFFTSSLTRKDEHTLEEVSSAGVKMLIAEFVSQENKAKPLSDQNIVDLLAQKKIAVSRRAIAKYRSELKIPASSKRKRYDEIS